The Dermacentor andersoni chromosome 1, qqDerAnde1_hic_scaffold, whole genome shotgun sequence genomic interval CCTGGTACAACAATCCATATCGCAGATACTACGTCGTCAGCATACCTTGATGAATTACCTGGCTGGTTGCGGCGACATCCAGAGCTCTGCAATCACGACAGGTTCGTTTCACATGTTTTGACTTGGAGCGCCTGTCATGGCAGCTGTTACTGCGCGCTCTCGCCGACACCTGACGACGCACAGCGTTGATTAGGTGCCGCCGCAAAACATTTCCAGCTAATTATAGCGACGTCATAGGTGCCGCAGAGCTGTGGCTTGCGGGGAAAATTCTACAAGAGCGGTTCTCTTACACCTCGTTTGACTCATGCACACATATTCGAACCCCTGGAAGTGCAAACAAAGCAGGAACGCTCGTGCCCATGTAGCTATCATAACTACAACATCTTTGATACAGCATCCTCGCAGCTTAAAAGCCTAGCCCTTGCTCAATGGTGACGTAAGCGGGAGTATAGGTCAGCCGTTTCGTGTAAGGCAACCAACAGCGCAGAAAGGCAAACTTGGAGTATTTCGCATATCACCGAGACATCATACCATGGTAACTGAGTAACACCGggtttaaacaaacaaacaaacaaacaaacaaacaaacaaacaaacaaacaaacaaacaaacaaacaaacaaacaaacaaacaaacaaacaaacaaacaaacaaacaaacaaacaaacaaacaaacaaacaaacaaacaaaagcctTACAGACATGTAGCTCCAGCGCAGGCTCGTTAAGCGCAGACTTCAATCGAAGGTAAGCTGCTCTCTCCACTTTGAGGTAATCCCAGATGTCGCGTCGCGTTTCAAGTCGAGGATAGTTCAAGAACAAGTGGTCGGTACTGTTGCTACTATGAAAATTACGGTTGTGaggtgtaaggtcgctctgattgttcgtgtgcttaagtgtcacgaatcgggccacgtgcggtgtgtatagagagggggttcactccccccccccccccccatgtcagcggggcaaccgtttctgtattatgtggggtcacggaccgcgcggttttgggtgacgcgtcgcggcaggcgccaggcgggcgagtgccgattccggaaagtcggtattgtgcgcagggcgttggcagtctgccgacggtcacacgagccgCACCGACCTGCCTTGAAAGGGACAGCTGtacacggtatcgtgggcctggcgcccgagtgcctgactaattggaggcgccggcgaggttaagaagggcttagcaaacttgaccccgtgccgcatatacggagaaggaatctattcttctacgcgtccggaacgaaatcgccagccgtgttgttgggtgcgactgcctgtggggtgtcgaaggtcagcttacagtgcacgctgtaggggtgcggtgtacacgtgaagagtgcattcggacggcggcgtcttgtaaacacgcactcggagaactttgtcttgtagacaataagtttgaaggacaagcaGGGCCATCcgacgtggtgtcgatgcccctgcttccgagacatttgcggcctagacgccgttgggatttgaggcggtctagcgataacttgttcgggcctggcgtggtttgctgagcccgtcactaactacgtagaaacgagagggcaacggagttttggggaaaaaggaaaagagctttgttttccaatatgtttatttttaagagtaagcccatccctctgggttgtggcttaacaaacggttgactctgattggcaactgaacctgtgggacgggccaacggccctaccgcctttttttctttgtatatttgggctataaaaatcgggacgacatgctgtccctcagacttggctgaaatcaggattgctgatagatcagtgagcctccgtactatgtacgttaaaacgagtctgggctctaacagtcattgagacagtcgatgagtgagactttgtttctcaattgttcatgtttgtaatgtatttgttttacctgccatgtatatagaatagttcaactataaatatttcttgtacatctgatctgcatcgtttcctgcctgcgtttgatcaacaactgccgatcatcgtccgagaagcttcaagttccagcggtgaagcgaggacagagaacgaacgaaacattactggcgcagccgacaggatcggcaagccccacaacgagcagcgagccaggcgcaaggcAACAGAGGGCCACCAGCCAATTCCGCAACGGTTGCAATTCATCTGGACGAGGACGTCAGGCGGCGCCCCCAGCAGCAACGGGTGAGCGGGATTCCTTGCGTTTTGTCTAGGTTGGCATGGCTGTTGTTCAGTGAGGTTAATGGTGTTCACGCGCAGAACAGCAAATTTGATTGAGGCTGACGTAAACATTGATACGGCATCTGAACAAAGAGAGGGTCAGAGATGGCAGGAACTACAACGCGTCGGAGAGACCGAGTCTGAGACGTCGGATACTGAAATGGATAGTGAGACGCAAGGCGCTTCGCAGGCTCCGAGCACGACAGATTCAGAGGCCATGGCGGTGAGACGCCTGGAGATGGAGCTAGAAAAGGTGCGCCTACAGCTAGAGTGCGAGCGCATTGCTCTACGGAGAGTGGAGCTTGAGCAGTCGGGCAGGCCGCCTTCGGTGTCGGAAGGAAGCGATCTCCGCCGTGCTAGCACGGATGGAATATCACAATGTGCTAAAGTGCTTAAGGCATACCGGTTCCCGTGTGACGCTGACGTTCCGATATGGTTTGATgaggttgaaaagttgttttTATCTTTTCAAGTACCAGAACACAGCCGTGTACATTTGATCATGCCTGCGCTGACCGAGCGGGTCCGTTATCTGTTGCGTAGCCTGAATGATGAGGAATGTACAGATTACGAGACTGTAAAGAAGGCAGTACTAGATGAACTTAAGCTCACGCCAGCTGAATACTTGGGGAAGTTTGAAAGGGCATCGAAACGAAAGGAGGAAACTTGGGCTCAGTTCGCGTCTCGCGCTAGAACTTATTTGGCCTATTACCTTCAATCTCGcaatgcaaacacaaaagaagctatgACGGAGCTTATGGTCGCTGACCGTATGAAAGCCAGTATAGGCTCAGAAGCCCTGGAATATGTTCTTTTGCGGGAGGGCGAAGAGTGGTTTAAGCCAGTAGAGGTGGCAAAGGTGCTGGAGACTTTCGAGCAAGCTAAAGGGAAAGGACGAGCAACTAAGCCGGCCGCAACAGCCTCATTGACGCAGCAAGCAAAACTAGCTAGCCCGCAGAGGACAAATTTAAAATGCCACGTGTGTCATATACAGGGACacctagccagagactgcccaaaAACTTCAAATAAAGAACAACAGGGGAAGGCACCGACTGTGCAAAAACAAAGGGTACAGAAGGTTGCTGTTGTGAGTGAAGAACCTCCACCAGAGCAAGAAAGGGTGCTTAGCGCTAGAGTAGAAATCTTGGCTCAAAATGCTAGCTCAGGGAGGTCAAAGCTGGACCTTATCCCTATCATGTGCGGGGATATAGCAACGGAAGCTGTATTGGACACAGGTAGTGAGATAACGGTCGTCCGTAAAAGCATGCTGCCCGTCGTTTTACAGGAGCCATCGGGAACAGTAAGACTCGAGTCGGCATTCGGAAAGACCATTCGAGCTAACCTAGCTACGCTGCCCGTAGGCATGCATCGCCCGGGGGCTGTGATACAACCGCAGAGGATCGACCTGGTGTGTGCAATTACAGACGAACTTGCAAAGGGGGTTGACTGCCTGTTGTCAAAGGAAGATTGGGAACTACTGCAGGCGCAGGAAAAAGACGAGTTTGGACGAGAAAATATGCCGCGGGTAGCCAATTCCGTGGGAGTCCGATCAGTCAAAATAGTCGATAACACTGAGCCAGACTGCGGTCTTAGTTGCGAAGAAACGACAGACAACATCCCTGCATTGCAAGAGAATAGTTTAATACAAGATGTCACTGGGGCGCCCAGTCAGCGGGAGAAATTTCGAGCCGCTCAGCTTGCCGATGAAAGCCTGAAAAAGGCCTGGAATGATGCGAGAAACGGTAAAGCTGGCATGTTCGTGTCAGATGGACTTTTGTACCATTGGGATTCCTTAGCGGGAGTCAAGGTCAGACAACTGGTCCTaccagaagaaaagcgcaatgagGTATTGCAGCTTGCGCATGAGTCATTGTGGGGTGGACACTTAGGGACGAAAAAGACAAAGCTCCGGATAAAGTACAGTTTCTTCTGGCCAGGAATGGAGAAGGAAATCGCTGGGCATTGTCAGAcgtgccaccagtgtcaaacACGTTCAGATAGCCGTCAGAGCGATAAAGTCCCCATCACGCCGCTTACGCGACCGGAGCATCCATTTCAGGTGGTCAATGTGGACGTCATTGGGCCTATTGAGGTGCCATCTGCGAGGGGCCACAAATATGCTTTGTGTCTTGTCGATCTTTGCACAAGATGGCCTGAGGTAGTGCCGCTCCGATCCCTGACAGCGAGGGCCACGTGCGAGGCTTTACTGGAAATTTTCAGTCGTACTGGAGTGCCGGAAACGATCTGTTCAGACCAAGGCACGAACTTTAAAGCTCAACTGACACAGCTAATGTTAGAAAAACTGGGTTGTTCACCCAGGTTCTCCACTGCCGAACACCCTGAGAGCAATGGAGTGGTTGAGAGATGGAACAGAGTCCTCAAAAATATGTTGTATCATGTAATGGAGCGGGACCGAAGAAACTGGGACAAGCTCATCCCATTTGTTCTGTGGGCTTATCGCGAAGTGCCGCATGATACCACCGGGGTGGCGCCGTTCAGGCTATTGTACGGTAGAAACCCAAATGGGCCCCTATCAATATTGCAGCAAACTTGGACGGGTGAGATCGCGGTGCCCTCAACTCTGAGAGAGAAACCTGCCAAGTATTTGCAGCAGCTGCGGGAGCAACTAGAACTAGCCGCGAGTGTAGCTGAGTTGACAAGCACCGAGCGCCAGAGCAAATAT includes:
- the LOC126547160 gene encoding uncharacterized protein; amino-acid sequence: MDSETQGASQAPSTTDSEAMAVRRLEMELEKVRLQLECERIALRRVELEQSGRPPSVSEGSDLRRASTDGISQCAKVLKAYRFPCDADVPIWFDEVEKLFLSFQVPEHSRVHLIMPALTERVRYLLRSLNDEECTDYETVKKAVLDELKLTPAEYLGKFERASKRKEETWAQFASRARTYLAYYLQSRNANTKEAMTELMVADRMKASIGSEALEYVLLREGEEWFKPVEVAKVLETFEQAKGKGRATKPAATASLTQQAKLASPQRTNLKCHVCHIQGHLARDCPKTSNKEQQGKAPTVQKQRVQKVAVVSEEPPPEQERVLSARVEILAQNASSGRSKLDLIPIMCGDIATEAVLDTGSEITVVRKSMLPVVLQEPSGTVRLESAFGKTIRANLATLPVGMHRPGAVIQPQRIDLVCAITDELAKGVDCLLSKEDWELLQAQEKDEFGRENMPRMA